Genomic segment of Primulina tabacum isolate GXHZ01 chromosome 11, ASM2559414v2, whole genome shotgun sequence:
TGGAATGAGTTATTGTAATGTGTTTGTAGTGGAGTTTGTGTGGAGTGTGTGTGGAGTGGGGTAAAGTTTGGGTGGAGTGAGTTATTGTATTGTGTTTGTGGTAGAATGAGTCGAGTGAATGGAATTTGGGTGAAgtttgggtagagtggatgGAGTTTTGGGTTGAGTTTGTGCATTTTGGGTGCAATTTGTGTTGAGTGGGTGCATTTTGGGTGGAGTGAGCCGAGTTTGAGGTTTAAAGTTTAGGGTTTGGGTCGAGTTTGAGTCGATTTTAGTTCGAGTAAATAATTTGAATCGAGATTGAGTCTAATTGTTAAACATGTTaatacataaataatttatattaacgttaacattttaatttgcgataattaaaagataaaaattgatAATCAAAAGATACTGATTGAGTTTAACATAAAATtgataattttataatatataattaacatCTAATGACGATGACGTCAAATATAATTAGAATGTATATCaagtatataaataatttataattatgtaaacattttaatatgagatatatattataatttaagtaaGTTGTTAAAAGATATTCATAAATATGATAATGTTATAAAATCATCATAAATGCTATCAAATGTTAAGTTTTTTAGTCGAGCCTaatgttaaaaatatgttatttaGTCGAGCCTAATGTTAAGAATTAATGCAAAGCCATTCACTCGACCAAACGAGCATATTGTTTAGTCGAACTATGTTCACTCGACCCATGTTTAATATGAGTTGAATATTTAATGTATCTTAATGAGTCGAACCCTAATGCTTAGTAGTGTGAGAGTGGGTCGATGGGTCTCATTTTTAGTTGTGTAAGCGTGTGTTCATGAGCATGGGTCAATGGGTCGTAAAGTTAACTTacaattaaagaattaattcaTTCCAAGTTTCGTGGAAAAATAAATCTGCAAAAAAAATGTTATTAattgtaaaaattaaaattgtttCGTGTTATAGAGTAAAAAATTGGGTCGAGGCTTGACCCACAACTTGGGTCGAGTTCTTAACATCGGCTCGAGCTCGACCCAGATGTAAATTGGGTCGAGTTCTTACAAGCTCGACCAAATGTTAAGCTTCGACCCAAAATTCGTTGTGTGTGTTATGTGTCGAAATCGATCTATTTAGGATGTACAACAGGTCGAACAAAAAACCAATAAATAGGTCTACACTCGAAGAACCTACTAACTATGAGTAGAGCTAGacctaataaaaaaattagtagtaaaaaatcaaaataataagatGATTGTCTCGTTGGATTTCTTTCGAACCAATATCTTGTAGACTCATTGTTACAACGTGTATAATCAAAAACCCAAACATATTTGACAAAAATGATGATAGGAAGAATGGTAAAAAAAAACCCAGAAAGATTGAGAAAAACGTAATGAGATGTAAATAGtggatattttaatttttaaaatttaattgtaatttaaattttattatatataaagttaaaaataaaatttaaatacagacaaaattaagttttaaataaatttaaataaaaagtaaaaaaataaaatactactCGACTCTTTTTGTTAAATAAACGCTTCCGACGCTCCCAATTTCTCTCATTTTCCCCAATGTGCAGAGTGTCGATCGATATTTTTCCAGAAACAGTAAAGAAAAATGGAGCATCCATTTTTTCCGACGGCCACCACGCGGGCGGAGGCTCTGCGTTGGCTGACAATCTCGGAGAAGCTACTATCTGGACGTGATCTGATGGGGAGCAAATCCTTTGCGACACGCGCGCGTGACGCGGATCCGACGCTCTCCCCCGCCGACGATATCCTGGCCATCGTCGATACGCTTCTCGTCGGAGACAGTCGGATCAGAAACAACCAGCAGGACTGGTACTCAATCCTGCGCCTCACTCCGCATCAGGGCCAGGACTCCGAGCTCGTCGCGACCCGGTACCGGAACCTTGCGCTTACCCTCAACCCGCAAAGAAACAAATACCCTTTAGCTGAGGAGGCCTTCCGCCTTGTTGTCGACGCATGGTCGGTACTATCCAACCCTTCGCGTAAAGCCATTTACGATAAAGAACTCTCTTTCTATTTTCAcgctcagcagcagcagcagccagACCCATTTCATAACCATAGCACCAGAATGCcgcaaaatttaatattttttggtgCTGGCGGTCCGAGTACCGTAGCTCAGCCTGAGGTACACGCCAGGGTAAGCAGTAGCGTTGGTGGGAGTAATTTTTTTTGCGATCAACAGGTGCATACACAACCGCAACAGCATCATCTTGTGGATTTTCCTTCGGgttctaatttattttttggGTCTGGGTCAAAGTCGAGTCAAGAGCCTGCATATAAGCAGGCACCACCAACTTATACTGATTTTTCTGGTAATGCAACTGGTGTTTCTGGGTCAATCCAGGAGCCTGTGAATGATAAGCAGAAACAGCCAATGCAAGATTACTCTAATGTTAGTGATGGGGATAATGCTAATGCTGGTGAGACTGTAGAAGACGATGAAGCGAATGAGGTAGAAATGGATACAATGGAAGTGCAGGATGAGGATGTTGATGATGTGCCTTTTTGGACGGCTTGTCCATATTGCTATTACATGTACCAGTATTCTGGGGTGTATTCCGACTGTACTCTGAGATGCCAAAACTGTAAAAGAGCTTTTCAGGCTGTGAAAATTCCCGCGCCACCACCAGTCATGGCAGGGCAAGAAGCTTATTTCTGCTGCTGGGGGCTCTTTCCATTGGGTGTTTCAATGGAGAATTGGGGGAAAAATAAGTCTGTATCTTCCACTTGGACACCATTTTCTCCTATGTTCAGTGGCCCACGAAATGGGAATGAAAAGATGGTTGAACCCAAGAATTCGGGTCCtagaatttatgttgatgaagATGAGGTTTTTGTCGAGGTCTCGGACTCGAGTGGGCCTGACAATGAATGGCAAAATGACAAGGAGCCAAAGAACAAGAAAGAGAAAAATGTCAAGTGGAAGGGGACTAATGGCATGAGGCCTACCAGTAGTGCCAAGAAAGTTCGAGATGATAAACGTAAGAATTTCGATGTAGAAGATGGATTTGCATCCCAAAATGGGGTGGTAGAGATGCTGAATGAGACAGCTAGGGAGCTTACTAAGAAAGGGACAACCGTCAATGCTCGAAAGCAGCCTAACAGGGTTGTCAAGAACTTTGGAAAGTTAGatttaaatgttgaatttaGCAATGAAACTGAGGAGCCTGCGCCTAAGGTGAACCAAGGAAATGGACCTGGTCGTGGTGAGGATGATAACATTGAAGGGATTGGATTTTTCGAGGGTCTTGATGAATTTCTAAATAGTCTCCCGATTCTTAATGTTGTTGGTGATGATAAAGTTGTGAAGGCTGCTTACTAAAGCAAGACCTGTTGGTTTTGTAGCGTTTGGTAACTGCAGGTTCTGGAGGTAGTTTGGTGTGGAAAGTCATGTTTTGTGGTGTTGTTTTGATATGTGGTAGTAATTATTTAGATGTACCTGGATATCCTTCTTTGTGACCAaattttgtgtatatatatgccAAGTATGCTTTCTTGACTTGTTAGCTGACACTGATTTTTTGGTGATTGGGTCACTTGCATGACTTCGAATGTCACCCTTAAGAAGGTACCTTTGTGTCGAATTGCATTTTGGTTAGTTCTGTAAGTGATTGAGTTTTCCATAATATTTTGTTCTATGGCACCAAAATGTTTTGTATCTTTGGATATAACACAACACCTAGTCACACTACGTGCTTGAGTCTCACGAAGTTGTACCCTTGTCGTTCAGCATGTATGAATTTCTTTTAGAAATCGTCCAGGCATGTTTATTACCATTGGAAGGAATCTCATTATCAATAATGAAGAACGTTTCCATACATTCTGTTCCTTCCAAATATTTACTGTAACTTGGGTATTTTGGTTACTTATGTGTAATAGTTATTTCATCTTTTTTAAGATATTATGCTCAAGTTTAATTGTCACTATGACCTAGAAACAGAacacatttaattatttaaagtcaatttaaagttgaatcttgtttccAACTTTCCATCCTGCAATTTGTGATCTTTCCATGATAATAGAGCTGCTAAATGTGATTGAGGTATCCTTCAGTATGCAGATAATTTGCAATGATCCCGTTCAAGCAATGCTTATTCTTTTGCCTTCTTTACCATCTTTCATTTGTAGTGCATCACCAACTTTATGCCGTAGGATGTAACATCAAGATTGAAGTATTTGACTTCTGTTGTCACCTGTCGATGCCTTGACTTTACGAGAAAAGTATGGGTTTTTTTGTTCATGTCTTGTACATGCCGATATGGAAGAAAATACTGTTTGCAGATTTTGATGGTTCCTCCTAAAATCCAGCGTCTGGGGCTAGTCGAAGCATTCTGCATCCATCATTTCGGGTCTAGTTTTTgtcctttttttattttttattttttattttttatttttctagcaTGAAGCGTTCTTTCTTCTTAGCATTGGTTTTTTTCCTGTGAAAATTTTATTGACATGTAATTCTGAGTTGGGGAAGTTCTATCCTTCATCGGAGCTTCTTCTCAAGCTCAACCTTAACGTATCGACGGTTCGCGCTGGACGAATAAAAATGGCGACTTTTAACGGAACCGTAATGCCCACGTCTGGTTTTTAGCTAAAACATCAAAATCACCCCTACAAATTCATCTAAACGATCAAATTGATTTGAAACTCATGATTTCAAATATTGGGAAATTgatagtttattttttttttttaaaaaacaattggCACAGCAGGATTCCGATACAttgaataaattttaaaacgtgAAATATATGATAAACTTGAATTATAGAGAAATTAAATGTGATTGCTGGACGATATTCAACTTTAATGATGACGATAATTAAGTCTAATTGCACTTGGTGTTAATCATTAATGCTAAAATTTACATGTTctaataatttataatatataatgtgTATTTTATTAGATGCGACTTCATTTTGACAAAACAAGACGTTCACGCTGTTTTCTGATAAAATTCACCAacttacaaatttattttaatttttatctaaTATTATATAAGATTATATCACCATATCActtcttgacaaaaacttgtgtgagacgatgtcatgtgtcgtattttgtgagacagatctcttatttaagtaattcatgaaaaagtattactttttatgctaaaaatattactttttattatgaatatcggtagggttgatatgtgtcacatataaagattcgtgagactgtctcatttAATACTAAGATAGTTAAATTTTTAGATAAATTAGAGATAAGTTGGAGAAAAAATCGATAAAAAACAGAGAAAAATTGTtcgaatttaataataatagagATACATTGAGCTAAACTATCcaatttttcttcattttattgatttatttatttttgcaatACCTTTTTTGTGAGATCCATTTTTTCAACACTCTTTGTCCTCGATTCAATCGATCGATTTTTAACAAATAGAAAACGTTGTTATCTCCGTCTTTCTTGGAGGACACGTGGCCTGCGATCCTACCAACGAACATTTGTTCCAGACTGACACTAGATTCACGTATTTATGCAACTATCAGCTGTATGATTTCTTCAACATTTCTTGATTTATCGTTGGCTTAGCAGCACAGTCTGCAGGTTGGAAGTGCTGGAAATAAATCTGTTAATGGCTAAGGCACTGTTTCATTCTTCACCGCTGTCTTCTTCCTCTTCTGTCGATATATCCATGACTCCAGCAAAAGCTTCCACCGTAAACTTTTGTTCTTCCTCTTGTTATCTGTCTTTGTAAAATGTATGCAATCCTGTCTGATTTAATTGAAATTGAAGTGTTGTTTCTTCTTTTGGAGCAGATCTTTGGTACCCGTTTGAGATCTTTAGAAATTGAGCATACCCATTTCAGATTTCCGGATTCTTTCGGGTAGGTGCTGCAAAGTTCAGATCTTTCTGCTTATTGTTTTCTGTAGGTCTTGTTTGTTGATAAAATCGTTCTTTCTTTCCTTGTGAGCACAGCAGTTGTGTATAGGCGTTTCGTTTGCGATAACATATGgtttttgattaaaataaaataaaagttttctGCATGTCGAATATAACATATTTGATGAAAACTTTGATGTTTTCTGATATTTGGTCATTGAGTTAGTCAGGTCTTACTCGTGGTAGGATAATTGCAAATGATAATTTGAGAAACAAAATTTCAGTCCAAGGATTAATTTGTTTAGAGCACCTAACCGAATTCTCCAAGGAAGATCAAGTTTCACATTTCATGCCTACACGTGTTTGTTTATATATAGTGATATAATGAAGAATAGAAACTGGTGTTTGATCTTCTTGTATAGGCAATGTTAGGCAATTCTATGTGTGGCACACATGACATGTTTATTTTGCAGATTTAAGGAATTTGAGTATGTGCCTCTCTGTTTTCGCATATATTCTTCATGAAAGAACAGGTGTAAGTCTTGATGGTGGGTTTATCTCCAAGATTCCATTTTTCATGACCATTTCGTACCAAAACCGGAAACTCTGGCCTTCAGTATCACCAGTAATATTATTTGGAATTTGTAGTAAGATTCTGTACTATGGTTCTACTGAGTTACTAGAGGATTGATTTATGTAGCCTTATAAATCTTATCAAATCCTTCCTACGAATATAAATGGGACAGGGGTATTTTAGGTATATTCGTATTCTCTCGTGGTGTTTCTATGATGTGCTTCACTTTTAAGATTCTAGACTCCCATGAAACACTATGAGGTTGATTCAAAAGAGACAAGCATGCTTCTGTTTAGAATTAAATTTGCGTCTTGAGATATTTGGTGTTGTACTAATTCAGTGTCTTTTATGCTGTCTACTTCCTTTCATGGATACTAGAAGGAATCCAACATTCCGATTGAACGCTTTAATTGAGTCTCCAGTCCTAATTTCGGAGATCATGGATAAAAGTGCAGCAGTAACCGACAAGGCACTCAATCAATTCAAGGAGTTGAGACATCGATTTCTTGGTTTCAAAAAAGAGAAATACTTGTAAGATAATATAAATCTACCTGAAAT
This window contains:
- the LOC142519090 gene encoding uncharacterized protein LOC142519090; translation: MEHPFFPTATTRAEALRWLTISEKLLSGRDLMGSKSFATRARDADPTLSPADDILAIVDTLLVGDSRIRNNQQDWYSILRLTPHQGQDSELVATRYRNLALTLNPQRNKYPLAEEAFRLVVDAWSVLSNPSRKAIYDKELSFYFHAQQQQQPDPFHNHSTRMPQNLIFFGAGGPSTVAQPEVHARVSSSVGGSNFFCDQQVHTQPQQHHLVDFPSGSNLFFGSGSKSSQEPAYKQAPPTYTDFSGNATGVSGSIQEPVNDKQKQPMQDYSNVSDGDNANAGETVEDDEANEVEMDTMEVQDEDVDDVPFWTACPYCYYMYQYSGVYSDCTLRCQNCKRAFQAVKIPAPPPVMAGQEAYFCCWGLFPLGVSMENWGKNKSVSSTWTPFSPMFSGPRNGNEKMVEPKNSGPRIYVDEDEVFVEVSDSSGPDNEWQNDKEPKNKKEKNVKWKGTNGMRPTSSAKKVRDDKRKNFDVEDGFASQNGVVEMLNETARELTKKGTTVNARKQPNRVVKNFGKLDLNVEFSNETEEPAPKVNQGNGPGRGEDDNIEGIGFFEGLDEFLNSLPILNVVGDDKVVKAAY